A single region of the Silene latifolia isolate original U9 population chromosome 8, ASM4854445v1, whole genome shotgun sequence genome encodes:
- the LOC141595740 gene encoding triacylglycerol lipase SDP1-like, with translation MAQVSDKDTRVSLEMASSGSTAKHIVPDRCRLIAASIFFVILTIVKRVTTRGAVHEIRQLQMMLRNLTSNMTFQEAYDMTGRILGITVCSPRKHERPRCLNYLTSPHVVIWSAVTASCAFPGLFEAQELMAKDRFGELVPYHPPSHLGPEEGTSPARRWRDGSLEIDLPMMQLKELFNVNHFIVSQANPHIAPFLRLKEFMRAYGGNFAAKLAQLAEMEVKHRCNQILELGFSLGGIAKLFAQAWEGDVTVVMPATLAQYSKIIRTHHMESSKRRQIGVDGAPGEACRYKIQLWH, from the exons ATGGCCCAAGTATCAGACAAGGATACAAGAG TATCACTGGAGATGGCGTCGAGTGGAAGTACGGCTAAGCATATAGTTCCTGATAGATGTAG ATTGATTGCTGCATcgattttttttgttattttaacAATTGTTAAGAGGGTCACGACTCGTGGAGCTGTTCATGAGATTAGGCAATTGCAAATGATGTTGAGGAACCTGACAAGTAATATGACTTTCCAGGAGGCTTATGACATGACTGGAAGGATTCTTGGTATAACGGTGTGCTCTCCACGAAAACATGAACGTCCCCGTTGTCTTAACTATTTGACCTCGCCCCATGTAGTTATATGGAGCGCTGTCACAGCATCTTGTGCCTTTCCCGGGCTTTTTGAGGCCCAGGAGCTGATGGCTAAAGATAGGTTTGGTGAACTTGTACCTTACCACCCACCATCCCATCTTGGTCCAGAAGAAGGCACAAGCCCGGCACGTAGGTGGAGAGATGGTAGCTTGGAGATTGACTTACCCATGATGCAACTGAAGGAGTTGTTCAATGTTAACCACTTCATTGTTAGTCAAGCAAATCCACATATTGCTCCTTTTCTGAGGTTGAAGGAATTTATGAGAGCTTATGGGGGCAACTTTGCTGCCAAG CTTGCTCAACTGGCTGAGATGGAAGTAAAACACAGATGCAACCAGATACTGGAACTGGGTTTTTCTTTGGGTGGAATTGCTAAATTGTTTGCTCAGGCTTGGGAGGGTGATGTCACTGTTGTGATGCCTGCCACACTTGCTCAG TATTCAAAAATTATCCGAACCCATCATATGGAGAGCTCCAAAAGGCGGCAAATCGGGGTAGACGGAGCACCGGGAGAAGCTTGTCGCTATAAAATCCAATTGTGGCATTGA